From one Triticum urartu cultivar G1812 chromosome 3, Tu2.1, whole genome shotgun sequence genomic stretch:
- the LOC125543039 gene encoding wall-associated receptor kinase-like 20 has product MASAQFSRRLPLFFFFEVAAVAVLAALLPLGGHARACPPCGSTAVPYPLSTADGCGDPAYKVRCAAGASTLFFDALNGTSYPITSISPAAQRLVVAPAPLVSNDSCVSVGAPAGRGVQLDPTLPFNVSSSNTIMLLNCTAALLRSPLNCSSTSLCHAYADAARSPCAPLPLCCTFVAGGSSTSHRIRASPELCSAYASFVDLDPAQPPATWGGRLGLELQWAAPREPLCQTQADCEDGANATCAGDPAAAGAVRRCLCVPGLAWDPVAGACQQIPSDCERAGDCEGSNRAPLIAGIVCGLGGALLLTAAGLFLYRRQRRIRLARERLAKEREDILNANNSSGRTAKNFTSRELKRATANFSRDNLLGVGGYGEVYKGALADGTLVAVKCAKLGNTKSTDQILNEVRVLSQVNHRSLVRLLGCCVDLQQPLMVYEFVPNGTLADHLYGAMSQPPLPWRRRLVIARHTAEGISYLHFSASPPIYHRDIKSSNILLDEQLDGKVSDFGLSRLAEPGLSHVSTCAQGTLGYLDPEYYRNYQLTDKSDVYSFGVVLLELLTAKRAIDFGRGEDDVNLAVHVQRAADEERLLDMVDPAMKSRATQLELDTMKALGFLALGCLEDRRQNRPSMKEVADEIEYIINIEAGPAAVEQQQNA; this is encoded by the exons ATGGCAAGCGCACAGTTTTCCCGTCGTCttcccctcttcttcttcttcgaggTTGCAGCCGTCGCCGTCCTCGCGGCGCTGCTGCCGCTGGGCGGCCATGCGCGGGCCTGCCCCCCGTGCGGCTCGACGGCGGTGCCGTACCCGCTGAGCACGGCCGACGGGTGCGGCGACCCGGCGTACAAGGTGCGGTGCGCGGCCGGCGCGTCCACGCTCTTCTTCGACGCGCTCAACGGCACCTCCTACCCGATCACCTCCATCTCGCCGGCGGCGCAGCGCCTGGTGGTCGCCCCGGCGCCGCTGGTGTCCAACGACAGCTGCGTGTCCGTGGGGGCCCCCGCGGGGCGCGGCGTGCAGCTGGACCCGACGCTGCCCTTCAACGTCAGCTCCTCCAACACCATCATGCTCCTCAACTGCACCGCCGCGCTGCTGCGCTCCCCGCTCAACTGCTCCTCCACCTCGCTCTGCCACGCCTACGCCGACGCCGCGCGGTCGCCCTGCGCGCCGCTGCCGCTCTGCTGCACGTTCGTGGCGggggggtcgtcgacgtcgcacCGGATCCGCGCCTCGCCCGAGCTCTGCAGCGCCTACGCCAGCTTCGTGGACCTCGACCCAGCGCAGCCGCCGGCGACGTGGGGCGGCCGGCTCGGCCTGGAGCTGCAGTGGGCGGCGCCGAGGGAGCCGCTCTGCCAGACGCAGGCGGACTGCGAGGACGGCGCCAACGCCACGTGCGCCGGCGACCCGGCCGCGGCCGGCGCGGTGCGGCGATGCCTCTGCGTCCCCGGGCTAGCGTGGGACCCCGTCGCCGGCGCGTGCCAGCAGA TTCCTTCTGATTGCGAGCGCGCTGGAGACTGCGAGGGATCCAACCGCGCGCCTCTCATCGCAG GGATAGTATGCGGCCTGGGCGGCGCCCTGCTACTGACAGCGGCAGGGCTGTTCCTCTACCGGCGGCAGCGGCGCATCCGGCTAGCCCGGGAGAGGCTGGCCAAGGAGCGCGAGGACATACTGAACGCCAACAACTCCAGCGGCCGAACCGCCAAGAACTTCACCAGCCGCGAGCTGAAGCGCGCCACGGCCAACTTCTCCCGCGACAACCTCCTCGGCGTCGGCGGCTACGGCGAGGTCTACAAGGGCGCGCTCGCCGACGGCACCCTGGTCGCCGTCAAGTGCGCCAAGCTCGGCAACACCAAGTCCACGGACCAGATCCTCAACGAGGTGCGCGTGCTGTCGCAGGTCAACCACCGCAGCCTTGTCCGCCTCCTCGGCTGCTGCGTCGACCTCCAGCAGCCGCTCATGGTCTACGAGTTCGTCCCCAACGGCACGCTCGCGGACCACCTCTACGGCGCCATGAGCCAGCCGCCGCTCCCGTGGCGCCGCCGCCTCGTCATCGCTCGCCACACGGCCGAGGGCATCTCCTACCTGCACTTCTCCGCCTCGCCGCCCATCTACCACCGGGACATCAAGTCCAGCAACATTCTCCTCGACGAGCAGCTCGACGGCAAGGTCTCCGACTTCGGGCTCTCCCGGCTGGCGGAGCCCGGGCTGAGCCACGTCTCCACCTGCGCCCAAGGGACGCTGGGCTATCTCGACCCGGAGTACTACAGGAACTACCAGCTCACGGACAAGAGCGACGTGTACAGCTTCGGGGTGGTGCTGCTGGAGCTGCTCACCGCAAAGCGCGCCATCGACTTCGGTCGCGGCGAGGACGATGTCAACCTCGCCGTGCACGTGCAGCGGGCGGCGGACGAGGAGCGGCTGCTGGACATGGTGGACCCGGCCATGAAGAGCCGCGCCACGCAGCTGGAGCTCGACACAATGAAGGCGCTCGGGTTTCTGGCACTCGGTTGCCTCGAGGATCGCCGGCAGAACCGGCCGTCCATGAAGGAAGTCGCCGACGAGATCGAGTACATCATCAACATTGAGGCTGGGCCCGCAGCCGTGGAGCAGCAGCAAAACGCATGA